The proteins below are encoded in one region of Peribacillus muralis:
- a CDS encoding putative glycoside hydrolase, which yields MSKWLMTGVCIFLVQQPVHAQSMNETRQVALEAKELPVNAPRFVFDSGLKFDYPDAVRGIYVTGPAAGGSKLNELIKYVDETDLNAMVVDIKDDWGNITYKAKDSDSPYAGIGKDYIKDPKAMLKKFEDKKIYPIARVVVFKDSLLAKEKPEWSFQDGEEIWKNGRGEAFVNPFLKEVWDYNVGIAIEAAKMGFKEIQFDYVRFPEGFENKEDDLKYDMGEYDEAKVSHTAKRVQAVTDFVSYAKKRLEPYGVKVSVDIFGYTATLPEAPGIGQNFTKISENVDVISSMIYPSHWTSYFGIDKPDLEPYDLVKEYAKLENEKLKELKTPPTSRPWLQDFTASYLGDGNYQRYGKEEVEAQIKALNDNGIDEYLLWNAANRYTKGVDYTP from the coding sequence ATGAGTAAATGGTTGATGACAGGTGTGTGCATATTCCTTGTTCAACAGCCTGTTCATGCACAAAGCATGAATGAAACGAGGCAGGTAGCATTAGAAGCTAAAGAACTGCCTGTGAATGCACCGCGTTTTGTTTTTGATTCGGGTTTGAAATTCGATTATCCGGATGCAGTGCGAGGGATATATGTCACCGGTCCCGCAGCTGGAGGGAGTAAACTGAACGAACTTATTAAATATGTAGATGAAACCGATTTGAATGCGATGGTCGTCGATATTAAGGATGACTGGGGTAACATTACCTATAAAGCCAAAGATTCCGATTCTCCATATGCTGGTATTGGTAAAGACTACATAAAAGATCCAAAGGCAATGCTGAAGAAATTCGAGGATAAAAAAATATATCCGATTGCCAGGGTGGTTGTTTTCAAGGATTCCCTTCTGGCTAAAGAGAAGCCCGAATGGTCCTTTCAAGATGGGGAAGAGATTTGGAAGAATGGCCGGGGTGAGGCCTTTGTTAATCCATTCTTAAAAGAGGTATGGGATTATAATGTCGGGATTGCCATTGAAGCAGCAAAGATGGGCTTTAAGGAAATCCAATTCGACTATGTCCGGTTTCCTGAAGGGTTCGAAAATAAGGAAGACGACTTGAAATATGATATGGGTGAATATGACGAGGCGAAAGTGAGTCATACAGCTAAACGTGTTCAGGCAGTGACGGATTTCGTAAGTTATGCGAAGAAGCGACTGGAGCCATACGGCGTGAAGGTATCGGTTGATATTTTCGGGTATACAGCTACCCTCCCCGAAGCACCGGGTATAGGGCAAAACTTCACGAAAATTTCCGAGAATGTCGATGTTATATCGTCAATGATCTATCCAAGCCATTGGACATCTTATTTTGGTATTGATAAACCTGATTTAGAGCCTTATGATCTCGTAAAAGAATATGCCAAATTGGAAAATGAGAAGCTGAAGGAATTGAAAACCCCACCAACTTCCAGGCCGTGGCTTCAAGATTTCACAGCCTCGTATTTAGGAGATGGAAATTATCAAAGGTATGGCAAGGAAGAAGTGGAAGCCCAAATAAAAGCGTTGAACGATAACGGAATTGATGAATATCTATTGTGGAATGCAGCGAATCGCTATACTAAGGGAGTCGACTATACCCCGTGA
- the fabF gene encoding beta-ketoacyl-ACP synthase II translates to MTNRRVVVTGIGAISPVGNDAETGWKNIIEGKSGIGPLTRLNADEYPVKVAAEIKDFDIETYINRKEARKMDRFTHYAIAASVMAYNDSKLEITDENAARVGVWIGSGIGGLETLETQHENFLNRGYKRVSPFFVPMMIPDMAAGQVSILLGAKGINSCTVTACATGTNSIGDAFKAIQRGDADVMITGGAEAPITKMSVAGFCANTALSTNPDPQTASRPFDANRDGFVIGEGAGIIVLEDLEHALNRGAKIYAEIAGYGSTGDAFHITAPAPGGEGGARAMKIAIEDAGLNPEDIQYVNAHGTSTPYNDKYETMAVKEVFGDHANKLAISSTKSMTGHMLGAAGGVEAIFTIQAIRDSILPPTINIVTPDPECDLDYIPNQARKGEINAAISNSLGFGGHNATILFKKYQ, encoded by the coding sequence ATGACTAATCGTCGTGTAGTAGTAACAGGTATTGGAGCCATTTCTCCAGTTGGTAATGATGCAGAAACAGGCTGGAAGAATATAATTGAGGGGAAATCGGGTATTGGGCCGTTAACACGCTTGAATGCTGATGAGTACCCCGTTAAAGTGGCAGCGGAAATCAAGGACTTTGATATCGAGACATATATTAACCGTAAAGAAGCGCGCAAAATGGATCGGTTCACTCACTATGCCATTGCAGCATCAGTAATGGCTTATAATGATAGCAAGCTGGAAATAACGGATGAAAATGCTGCACGTGTAGGGGTGTGGATCGGTTCTGGCATAGGCGGACTGGAAACATTGGAAACACAGCACGAAAACTTTTTAAATAGAGGATACAAGCGTGTCAGCCCATTCTTCGTACCAATGATGATACCTGATATGGCAGCAGGCCAGGTATCCATCCTGCTTGGTGCCAAAGGAATCAATTCATGTACGGTAACAGCCTGTGCAACCGGTACGAATTCGATTGGTGACGCATTTAAGGCCATCCAGCGAGGCGATGCAGATGTAATGATCACCGGTGGAGCGGAAGCGCCAATCACCAAGATGTCGGTTGCGGGCTTCTGTGCAAACACAGCGTTATCGACTAATCCAGATCCGCAAACGGCTAGCCGTCCATTCGATGCGAATCGTGATGGATTCGTAATCGGAGAAGGAGCCGGTATTATCGTTCTGGAAGATCTGGAACATGCCTTGAATAGAGGGGCGAAAATTTATGCCGAGATAGCTGGCTATGGTTCAACAGGGGACGCCTTCCACATTACGGCTCCTGCGCCTGGTGGAGAAGGCGGAGCAAGAGCGATGAAAATTGCAATTGAAGATGCAGGTTTAAACCCGGAAGATATCCAATACGTAAACGCCCATGGCACAAGTACGCCTTATAATGATAAATATGAAACGATGGCAGTCAAGGAAGTGTTTGGGGATCACGCTAATAAGCTTGCGATCAGCTCAACAAAGTCCATGACGGGCCATATGTTAGGGGCAGCAGGAGGAGTGGAGGCGATATTCACGATTCAAGCGATCAGGGATAGCATCCTCCCGCCAACCATCAATATTGTAACCCCAGACCCTGAATGTGATTTGGACTATATCCCGAATCAAGCAAGGAAAGGCGAGATTAATGCCGCCATCAGTAATTCCCTTGGATTTGGTGGACATAACGCAACGATTCTTTTCAAGAAATATCAATAA
- a CDS encoding GNAT family N-acetyltransferase: protein MSWYEKLNQYFPIEEMKSKEHINVLLEDKKEIYLKDEGPDHVLLYVEGEEFIFIDYLFVSKNSRGQGLGRKLIQKLQKKQKTILLEVEPIQENDDDSFKRLRFYKREGFKHASSITYSRKSLATKENTPMEILYWPSAPSVEDEEVFDYMKEIYSEIHTYKDDDLYGKSYQDVEDVLSLDANQETDIFKKMEV from the coding sequence ATGAGCTGGTATGAAAAATTGAATCAATATTTCCCTATTGAAGAAATGAAGTCCAAAGAGCATATAAATGTCTTGCTGGAGGATAAGAAAGAAATATATTTAAAAGATGAAGGACCTGACCATGTTTTATTATATGTAGAGGGAGAAGAGTTTATTTTCATCGATTATCTATTCGTATCCAAAAACTCAAGAGGGCAAGGACTAGGAAGGAAATTGATTCAAAAACTGCAAAAGAAACAAAAAACAATTTTATTGGAAGTGGAGCCTATCCAAGAAAATGACGACGATTCCTTTAAAAGGCTGCGGTTTTATAAAAGGGAAGGCTTCAAGCACGCTTCTTCCATCACCTACAGCAGGAAGTCGCTTGCCACCAAGGAGAATACCCCGATGGAAATTCTATATTGGCCGTCTGCCCCTTCAGTTGAAGACGAAGAAGTATTCGATTACATGAAAGAGATTTATTCGGAAATCCATACTTACAAAGATGATGATCTTTATGGCAAATCTTATCAGGACGTCGAGGATGTGCTAAGCTTGGATGCTAATCAGGAAACGGATATTTTTAAAAAGATGGAAGTATGA
- the mecA gene encoding adaptor protein MecA, with product MEIERINDDTVKFYISYIDIEERGFDREEIWYSRERSEELFWEMMDEVHQEEEFMIEGPLWIQVQALEKGLEVLVTKAQLAKDGQKLELPLSDDKLKDLNVADKMDTLLDQHFQGKDEESGITFEDGMIEFITTFEDFEDVISLSKRHGLDDWTTKLYVYQNKYYLYIEFSETEIDEEEIDNVLSLLLEYSQESPITVHMLEEYGKIVIENDVFSTVDKYFA from the coding sequence ATGGAAATCGAACGCATTAATGACGATACAGTTAAATTTTATATTTCCTATATAGATATTGAGGAAAGAGGCTTCGATCGCGAAGAAATTTGGTACAGCCGTGAGAGAAGTGAGGAACTTTTTTGGGAAATGATGGATGAAGTGCACCAAGAAGAAGAATTCATGATTGAAGGACCATTATGGATTCAGGTTCAAGCTCTTGAAAAAGGCTTGGAAGTCTTGGTCACGAAAGCCCAGCTTGCCAAGGATGGTCAGAAGCTCGAGCTGCCTCTTTCAGATGATAAGTTAAAGGATTTGAATGTAGCGGATAAGATGGATACGCTCCTTGATCAGCATTTTCAAGGTAAGGATGAGGAAAGCGGCATTACATTCGAAGACGGTATGATTGAGTTCATTACAACTTTTGAGGATTTCGAAGACGTCATTTCATTAAGCAAGCGTCATGGCTTGGATGATTGGACGACTAAACTTTATGTTTATCAAAATAAATATTATCTTTACATTGAATTTTCCGAGACGGAAATCGACGAGGAAGAAATCGATAATGTTCTAAGTCTTTTATTGGAATACAGCCAAGAGTCTCCTATAACGGTGCACATGCTTGAAGAGTACGGGAAAATAGTTATAGAAAATGATGTATTCTCAACGGTCGATAAATATTTCGCATAA
- a CDS encoding ComZ family protein: MSSDKTLEFMGIAMKYFPEAKAKLEASGIPFSMEMAEPFMELFKSVMQEAYELGKQDAQR; encoded by the coding sequence ATGAGTTCAGATAAAACACTTGAATTTATGGGGATTGCAATGAAGTACTTCCCTGAAGCTAAAGCGAAACTTGAAGCGAGTGGGATTCCCTTCTCAATGGAGATGGCTGAGCCGTTCATGGAGCTTTTCAAAAGCGTCATGCAAGAAGCCTATGAGCTTGGCAAGCAAGATGCCCAACGTTAA
- the trpS gene encoding tryptophan--tRNA ligase, which yields MKRIFSGIQPSGSVTLGNYIGAMKQFVNLQNEYDCFFCIVDQHAITVPQDRLKLRKNIKTLAALYLAIGLDPEKNTIFIQSEVPAHAQAGWILQSISYIGELERMTQFKDKSTGKEGVSAALLTYPPLMAADILLYGTDVVPVGEDQKQHLELTRDLAERFNKKHNDIFKIPEISLPTEGARIMSLQEPSKKMSKSDPNKKATIALLDDPKQIEKNIKSAVTDSEGIVRYDKENKAGVSNLMAIYSIFSGKTYKEIEELYEGKGYGDFKSDLAEVVLAEILPIQERYNELIDSPELDEILDRGAEKANKEANKMIKKMYNGMGLGRKS from the coding sequence TTGAAAAGGATTTTCTCCGGCATACAGCCATCCGGTTCCGTTACGTTAGGAAACTATATCGGGGCCATGAAACAATTCGTGAATTTACAAAATGAGTATGATTGTTTCTTTTGTATAGTTGACCAGCATGCCATAACCGTTCCACAAGATCGCCTTAAATTAAGGAAAAACATTAAAACATTAGCTGCCCTATATTTAGCCATAGGCCTTGACCCTGAAAAGAATACGATATTCATCCAATCAGAGGTGCCCGCTCATGCTCAGGCAGGTTGGATATTGCAAAGCATTTCCTATATCGGGGAACTTGAGAGAATGACACAATTCAAAGATAAATCAACTGGTAAGGAAGGGGTATCGGCTGCACTGCTTACATATCCGCCGCTGATGGCTGCTGACATTCTCCTTTACGGTACAGATGTAGTTCCTGTTGGGGAGGATCAAAAACAGCACCTTGAATTGACACGGGATTTGGCTGAAAGATTCAACAAAAAGCATAACGACATATTTAAAATCCCGGAAATCAGCTTGCCTACAGAAGGCGCACGTATCATGTCGCTTCAAGAGCCATCAAAGAAAATGAGCAAATCCGATCCCAATAAAAAGGCTACAATTGCCCTGCTGGATGATCCGAAGCAAATTGAAAAAAATATCAAGAGCGCAGTTACCGATTCCGAAGGTATTGTCCGCTATGATAAAGAAAACAAAGCAGGTGTTTCCAACTTGATGGCGATTTACTCCATCTTCAGCGGGAAAACCTATAAGGAGATTGAAGAGTTGTACGAAGGAAAGGGGTATGGCGACTTCAAAAGCGATTTGGCTGAAGTGGTTCTCGCCGAGATCCTTCCTATCCAAGAACGCTATAATGAATTGATCGATTCACCTGAATTGGATGAAATTTTGGATCGCGGAGCAGAAAAAGCTAACAAGGAAGCCAATAAAATGATCAAAAAAATGTATAATGGCATGGGTCTTGGCAGAAAAAGCTAA
- a CDS encoding YjzD family protein: MRYAWTIFWTFLLVHMTVYVVSSMMGVSYDAAQGSILGIAASILILIIPAVLPAGPTEDSQQH, encoded by the coding sequence ATGCGTTATGCTTGGACAATTTTTTGGACATTCTTATTAGTGCATATGACTGTATATGTTGTTTCTTCCATGATGGGAGTTTCATACGATGCTGCACAGGGGTCGATTCTAGGAATAGCAGCTTCTATCCTGATTTTGATCATCCCTGCCGTTTTGCCTGCTGGGCCAACAGAAGACTCCCAACAGCATTAA
- a CDS encoding YjbA family protein — protein sequence MLYLHDVWVNWFEGEENGYNICHFHEWRKDDGIELLDQVPLLKVSATLFDYIENDLSELPKPLLNDVYQKAYARKNHERIQLDYCFIVTDGNGILAVDTIGYHIPIRKSRIIPRQEQIVYDMIENHDVLDYTFTEKPTSEKEYHILSPSPLFMNGLTRKERQLKQLLFMAMDQLFTAKNTAEIRYWYTEWAPEKYESIQEMDFQIAWLELYEEMKEGWSDKHLQLCENLVKGQPFFEKLWQVEAGDSPSIL from the coding sequence ATGCTATATCTTCATGATGTATGGGTTAACTGGTTTGAAGGAGAAGAAAACGGCTATAATATTTGCCATTTTCACGAATGGCGAAAGGATGATGGGATTGAACTATTAGATCAAGTTCCTTTGTTGAAAGTGTCTGCAACATTGTTCGACTACATAGAAAATGACTTGTCAGAATTACCTAAGCCGCTGCTGAATGATGTGTATCAAAAAGCATATGCTAGGAAAAACCATGAACGAATCCAGCTTGATTATTGTTTTATCGTAACTGATGGAAATGGAATTCTAGCTGTTGATACGATAGGTTATCATATTCCAATCAGGAAAAGCAGAATTATTCCCCGCCAGGAACAAATTGTTTATGACATGATAGAAAATCATGATGTCCTGGATTACACATTTACTGAAAAACCTACATCTGAAAAAGAATATCACATTTTATCGCCGTCACCCTTATTCATGAATGGTTTGACTAGAAAGGAAAGACAGCTGAAGCAATTACTATTCATGGCGATGGATCAGTTATTCACGGCGAAAAACACGGCTGAAATCCGTTATTGGTATACAGAATGGGCTCCGGAAAAATATGAGAGCATCCAAGAGATGGATTTTCAAATAGCATGGCTCGAGTTGTATGAGGAAATGAAGGAAGGCTGGTCGGATAAGCACCTTCAACTTTGTGAAAATTTGGTGAAGGGTCAGCCTTTTTTTGAAAAGCTTTGGCAAGTGGAGGCAGGAGATAGCCCATCGATTTTATAG
- a CDS encoding beta-ketoacyl-ACP synthase III has protein sequence MNAGILGLGRYLPEKILTNADLEKMMDTSDEWIRTRTGIEERRIANDEINTSDMAYEAAKAALENAEISAEDIDMILVATVTPDQSFPTVACMIQEKLGAKKAAAMDVSAACAGFMYGMITAQQFIQTGAYKYVLIVGVEKLSKITNWEDRNTAVLFGDGAGAAVVGPVADGKGILSFELGADGSGGKYLMQEGEFLSMNGREVFKFAVRQMGESSLNVLDKAGLTKEDVDLLVPHQANIRIMEASRERLGLPVEKMTKTVHKYGNTSSASIPIALVEEMEAGRIKDNDLIIMVGFGGGLTWGAIALRWGK, from the coding sequence ATGAACGCTGGAATATTAGGGCTTGGCCGCTACTTACCCGAAAAAATCTTAACAAATGCGGATTTGGAAAAAATGATGGATACTTCTGACGAGTGGATCCGGACAAGGACGGGCATCGAGGAAAGAAGAATCGCCAATGATGAAATAAATACTTCTGATATGGCTTATGAAGCGGCAAAAGCTGCCTTGGAAAATGCCGAAATTTCTGCTGAAGACATAGATATGATTCTTGTAGCTACAGTGACGCCGGATCAATCCTTTCCAACTGTCGCTTGCATGATCCAAGAGAAATTAGGAGCGAAAAAGGCAGCTGCCATGGATGTAAGTGCTGCATGTGCAGGCTTTATGTATGGGATGATTACGGCTCAGCAATTCATTCAAACAGGTGCATACAAGTATGTGCTGATTGTGGGCGTCGAGAAACTTTCGAAAATAACCAACTGGGAAGACCGCAATACGGCCGTTCTCTTTGGTGACGGTGCAGGTGCAGCTGTGGTGGGACCTGTGGCAGATGGTAAAGGGATCCTTTCCTTCGAATTAGGGGCAGATGGATCTGGCGGGAAGTACCTAATGCAGGAAGGGGAATTCCTTAGCATGAATGGACGTGAAGTGTTTAAATTCGCAGTGCGTCAAATGGGGGAATCCAGCCTGAATGTACTTGATAAAGCGGGATTGACAAAAGAGGATGTCGATTTACTTGTCCCGCATCAAGCGAATATCCGCATTATGGAAGCTTCAAGGGAACGTCTGGGACTTCCTGTTGAAAAAATGACAAAAACGGTTCATAAATATGGAAATACCTCTTCAGCGTCCATTCCGATTGCTCTAGTGGAAGAAATGGAAGCGGGAAGAATCAAGGACAATGACCTGATTATAATGGTCGGTTTTGGCGGAGGCCTTACTTGGGGAGCGATTGCCCTTAGATGGGGTAAATAA
- the clpB gene encoding ATP-dependent chaperone ClpB, with the protein MDMNKMTEKTQQAFIGGQELALNKGNPELTELHLLGNLLEQDDSLLVRLLSESDKSLDHFELELNKALDHLPEVSGGGSQIYMSPSLQQIITAAEKEMQMWDDEYLSVEHILLATLKGSKASGYKLFSSIGMDYDRAKKIIQDIRGNQRVTNQNPESTYEVLKKYGRDLVAEVKTGKVDPVIGRDTEIRNVIRILSRKTKNNPVLIGEPGVGKTAIVEGLAQRIVRKDVPEGLKDKTVFSLDMSALVAGAKFRGEFEERLKAVLNEIKKSDGKILLFIDELHTIVGAGRTDGALDAGNMLKPMLARGELHCIGATTLDEYRKYIEKDPALERRFQQVLVPEPDVEDTISILRGLKERFEIHHGVRIHDRAIVAASVLSNRYITERFLPDKAIDLVDEACAMIRMEIDSMPSELDEITRKIMQLEIEEAALKNEEDPQSIARLEVLQKELSELQDQANGMKSKWQMEKAALQKVQDQREELEQLRHELEQAENDYDLNRAAELRHGRIPELEKELQAMEDELEQEKQDSRLLRQEVTEEEIASIVARWTGIPVSKLVESEREKLLRLSDILHERVIGQGEAVELVSDAVLRARAGIKDPNRPIGSFIFLGPTGVGKTELVKALAETLFDSEEHMIRIDMSEYMEKHSVSRLVGAPPGYVGFEEGGQLTEAIRRNPYSVVLLDEIEKAHPEVFNILLQLLDDGRITDSQGRTINCKNTVIIMTSNIGSHFLLQSDRKDGGIEDEIKDQVFKELRGHFRPEFLNRVDDIVLFKPLTKQETVEIVEKMVQQLQVRLTEQNIRLDVTEAAKEFIAEQGYDPVYGARPLKRFIQKHLETKIARKIIAGTDGLKDGITIDYNEDELVLL; encoded by the coding sequence AGCTCTCAATAAAGGGAATCCGGAGCTGACGGAGCTCCATTTATTAGGAAATCTACTGGAACAGGATGATAGTTTATTGGTCAGGCTATTATCGGAATCCGATAAATCACTTGATCATTTTGAATTAGAACTGAATAAGGCACTCGATCATTTGCCGGAAGTGAGCGGGGGTGGTTCCCAGATTTACATGTCACCATCACTGCAGCAAATAATAACAGCTGCCGAAAAGGAAATGCAGATGTGGGATGATGAATATTTATCTGTCGAACATATCCTGCTTGCAACATTAAAAGGAAGTAAAGCGAGTGGTTATAAACTTTTTTCATCAATTGGAATGGATTACGATAGAGCAAAGAAGATCATACAAGATATAAGGGGGAATCAGCGAGTGACTAATCAAAATCCTGAAAGCACATATGAAGTCCTGAAAAAATACGGGAGAGACCTCGTTGCCGAAGTTAAAACCGGGAAGGTCGATCCAGTCATCGGACGTGATACGGAAATCCGGAACGTCATTCGGATCCTTTCACGTAAAACAAAAAACAATCCCGTATTGATTGGCGAGCCAGGCGTTGGAAAAACTGCAATTGTCGAAGGGCTGGCCCAAAGAATTGTCAGGAAGGATGTCCCGGAAGGATTGAAGGACAAGACCGTTTTTTCACTGGACATGAGTGCGCTTGTCGCAGGCGCAAAATTCCGTGGCGAGTTTGAGGAACGTCTTAAAGCCGTATTGAATGAAATCAAGAAAAGTGACGGTAAAATATTGTTATTCATTGATGAGTTGCATACCATCGTCGGTGCAGGCAGAACGGATGGGGCTTTGGATGCCGGAAATATGCTGAAGCCAATGCTTGCACGTGGCGAGCTCCATTGCATCGGGGCAACTACATTAGACGAGTACCGAAAATACATTGAAAAGGATCCGGCTTTGGAGCGACGGTTCCAGCAGGTCCTCGTACCTGAACCGGATGTGGAAGATACGATCTCGATTTTGCGAGGGCTGAAGGAGCGGTTTGAAATTCACCATGGCGTCAGGATTCATGACCGGGCGATCGTCGCAGCCTCTGTCCTCTCCAACCGATATATAACGGAACGCTTCCTGCCCGATAAAGCGATAGATCTTGTTGACGAAGCTTGTGCAATGATCCGGATGGAAATCGATTCGATGCCTTCAGAGTTGGATGAAATCACAAGAAAGATCATGCAACTTGAAATTGAAGAAGCTGCCTTGAAGAATGAGGAGGACCCTCAAAGTATAGCGAGGCTCGAAGTGCTGCAAAAAGAACTTTCAGAACTTCAAGATCAAGCGAATGGAATGAAATCGAAGTGGCAAATGGAGAAGGCAGCGCTTCAAAAAGTTCAGGATCAACGTGAAGAGCTAGAGCAACTCCGTCATGAATTGGAGCAGGCTGAAAATGATTATGACCTTAACCGGGCAGCTGAGCTCCGGCATGGAAGGATTCCTGAGCTTGAAAAAGAATTGCAAGCGATGGAAGATGAATTGGAACAAGAAAAGCAGGATTCACGATTACTTAGGCAAGAAGTGACGGAAGAAGAAATTGCTTCGATCGTGGCTAGGTGGACGGGGATTCCTGTTAGCAAACTGGTGGAAAGTGAACGGGAAAAATTACTTCGGCTATCCGATATTCTCCATGAACGTGTAATTGGTCAAGGAGAAGCGGTTGAACTTGTTTCTGATGCAGTTCTAAGGGCTAGGGCAGGAATCAAGGATCCAAACAGACCAATTGGCTCGTTCATTTTCCTGGGGCCGACCGGTGTGGGGAAAACCGAACTGGTAAAAGCGCTGGCAGAAACTTTATTTGATAGTGAAGAACATATGATTCGAATCGATATGTCGGAATATATGGAGAAGCATTCCGTTTCCCGTCTTGTTGGTGCCCCCCCTGGGTATGTTGGTTTTGAGGAAGGCGGACAGCTAACGGAGGCTATCAGGAGAAATCCATATTCCGTCGTATTATTGGACGAAATTGAAAAAGCTCATCCAGAGGTCTTCAATATCTTGCTGCAATTGCTAGATGACGGAAGGATCACTGATTCCCAAGGTAGGACCATCAATTGTAAAAATACGGTGATCATCATGACTTCAAATATAGGCTCCCATTTCTTGCTGCAGTCAGATAGGAAGGATGGCGGTATCGAAGATGAAATAAAAGATCAAGTCTTTAAAGAATTGAGAGGGCATTTCCGGCCAGAATTTTTGAATCGTGTAGATGATATCGTTTTATTCAAACCTCTTACGAAACAGGAAACCGTTGAAATCGTAGAAAAAATGGTTCAGCAATTACAAGTGAGGTTAACTGAGCAAAATATTCGATTGGATGTTACTGAAGCCGCTAAGGAATTCATTGCCGAACAAGGCTATGATCCTGTATATGGTGCAAGACCGTTGAAACGATTCATCCAAAAGCATCTGGAAACAAAAATCGCCCGAAAAATCATAGCTGGGACAGACGGTCTAAAAGATGGGATCACGATTGATTATAATGAGGATGAATTGGTTCTCCTTTAA
- the spxA gene encoding transcriptional regulator SpxA yields MVTLYTSPSCTSCRKAKAWLEEHEIGYKERNIFSEPLTIDEIKEILRMTEDGTDEIISTRSKTFQKLNVNLESLPLQELYKLIKENPGLLRRPIILDEKRLQVGYNEDEIRRFLPRKVRTFQLREAQRMVN; encoded by the coding sequence ATGGTAACATTATATACATCACCTAGTTGTACTTCATGCAGAAAAGCAAAAGCATGGTTAGAAGAGCATGAGATTGGATATAAAGAACGAAATATCTTTTCAGAACCGTTAACGATTGATGAAATAAAGGAAATACTTCGAATGACTGAAGATGGCACTGATGAAATCATTTCAACACGGTCAAAAACTTTTCAAAAGTTAAACGTAAATTTAGAGAGCCTGCCTCTTCAAGAATTATATAAATTGATTAAGGAAAATCCTGGGTTGCTGAGGCGTCCAATTATCCTTGACGAAAAAAGGCTTCAAGTCGGTTACAATGAAGATGAGATAAGACGCTTTTTACCGCGTAAAGTTCGTACTTTCCAGTTGAGGGAAGCACAACGCATGGTCAACTAA
- a CDS encoding DUF2268 domain-containing protein: MGVISTDEWLKKDFDRPVQMMEKLKGAFRNTLDGDVIYQHLMKHGMYSPTQRTKLTWEHLRDNDAWKKTQALFMAYKKLWGGPDVPIYIFPLMSSGMRKKTNEMKSGLAFEDKLFLFYDKDIDDKEMEAVLIHEYHHVCRLHHLEKEQKEFTLLDTMVMEGLAERTVERYLGAKYLARWTKLYQEDKLQEFWSKHIEGQHSIKRTEPLHDILLRGQKGYPHMLGYCCGFYLVGKSEKISVKKSFIIQSEEFL, translated from the coding sequence ATGGGAGTTATTTCTACTGATGAATGGCTGAAGAAGGATTTCGATCGTCCGGTACAGATGATGGAAAAACTTAAAGGTGCGTTCCGCAATACTCTTGATGGAGATGTGATCTATCAGCATTTAATGAAGCACGGCATGTATTCCCCGACTCAAAGAACGAAGCTGACCTGGGAACATTTACGTGATAATGATGCGTGGAAAAAAACACAAGCTCTATTTATGGCTTATAAGAAATTGTGGGGCGGGCCAGATGTGCCTATTTATATTTTTCCGCTGATGTCTTCCGGGATGCGGAAGAAAACGAATGAAATGAAATCAGGGTTGGCATTTGAAGATAAACTGTTCCTTTTTTATGATAAAGACATAGATGACAAGGAAATGGAGGCCGTGCTGATCCATGAATATCACCATGTGTGCCGTTTGCATCATTTAGAGAAGGAACAAAAGGAATTTACGCTATTGGATACGATGGTCATGGAAGGATTGGCTGAGCGAACTGTCGAGAGATATTTAGGTGCAAAGTATTTAGCTAGATGGACCAAGTTATATCAGGAGGATAAACTGCAAGAGTTTTGGAGCAAGCATATAGAAGGGCAACACTCGATAAAGCGTACGGAACCCCTTCATGATATCCTTTTGCGTGGACAAAAAGGATATCCACATATGCTAGGATACTGCTGTGGCTTTTATTTAGTAGGGAAATCCGAAAAGATTTCGGTAAAAAAATCTTTCATCATCCAATCCGAAGAATTCTTATAA